The Mercurialis annua linkage group LG2, ddMerAnnu1.2, whole genome shotgun sequence genome contains a region encoding:
- the LOC126668262 gene encoding uncharacterized protein LOC126668262 → MRAAEEDIWPGNSRHSPFSASAKVMEIKCRHKGSVALVDDVCGLIQELLPEDNKMPTNFAKIKKLVKGLGLPVEVIDCCFYNCMIYWGEDADLTHCKVCNYERWKPVTHGKSTKRKANVPYSKMFYFPITPRLQRLYASKATARHMTWHADHEMDGDKMFHPSDSPAWKRFSELHSEFADEGRNIRLGLCSDGFQPFTNFGQQYSSWPVILTPYNLPPGMCMKDEFMFLTVLVPGPRNPKHLMDIFLQPLIAELNQLWECGVQTYDVHKRQNFQLKAALMWTINDFPAYSMLSGWSTAGRKACPYCMENTDAFTLDKSGKQSWFDCHRRFLPPNHQFRRNVTDFRKGKREVGKRFAGVRTGDELLAEIDRLGFKKAFEPGAKVTNALLSKDHGWNKKSIFWDLPYWRTNVIRHNLDVMHIEKNVFDNIFNTVLNVPGKTKDHEKSREELNDICDRPGLAKDPATGRFPKAMYALDRDSKRVLLEWIQKIKFPDGYASNLSRCVDLKGLKMHGKS, encoded by the coding sequence atgcgtgcggctgAAGAAGACATATGGCCTGGGAATAGCAGACACTCTCCATTTTCTGCATCTGCTAAAGTGATGGAGATCAAGTGTCGACATAAGGGTTCAGTAGCTTTAGTTGACGACGTATGCGGATTGATACAGGAGCTGCTCCCGgaggacaacaagatgccaacgaattttgctaaaattaagaAGCTGGTCAAAGGTTTGGGGTTGCCGGTTGAGGTTATTGACTGTTGTTTTTATAACTGTATGATTTATTGGGGGGAGGACGCGGATCTAACGCACTGCAAAGTTTGCAATTATGAGCGGTGGAAACCTGTGACCCACGGAAAATCCACAAAAAGAAAGGCTAACGTGCCATATAGTAAAATGTTCTATTTTCCAATAACTCCGAGGCtacagaggttgtacgcttcgaAAGCCACTGCTCggcatatgacgtggcacgcagaCCACGAGATGGATGGTGATAAGATGTTCCACCCGTCCGACTCTCCGGCTTGGAAACGTTTTAGTGAACTGCATTCTGAGTTTGCCGATGAAGGGAGAAATATCAGATTAGGCTTATGCTCCGATGGGTTTCAGCCATTTACCAATTTTGGGCAGCAGTATTCCTCGTGGCCGGTCATTTTGACGCCGTACAATCTCCCCccaggcatgtgcatgaaggatgagtttatgtttttaacggTTTTGGTACCGGGGCCTAGAAACCCAAAACACCTAATGGATATCTTCCTACAGCCGCTGATTGCAGAGTTGAACCAACTGTGGGAATGTGGAGTCCAGACATATGACGTTCATAAGCGTCAGAATTTTCAACTAAAAGCGGCTCTTATgtggacaataaatgactttcccgcttattctATGTTGTCTGGTTGGAGCACTGCTGGTAGAAAAGCATGCCCGTACTGCATGGAAAACACCGATGCATTCACACTGGATAAAAGCGGtaaacaatcgtggtttgattgccatcGCAGGTTTTTGCCTCCGAATCACCAATTCCGTCGAAATGTTACTGATTTCCGTAAGGGGAAACGAGAGGTCGGGAAAAGGTTTGCAGGGGTGAGAACTGGAGATGAACTGTTAGCAGAGATTGATCGACTGGGGTTTAAGAAGGCATTTGAGCCTGGTGCGAAAGTTACTAATGCATTACTGTCAAAAGATCATGggtggaataaaaaaagtatcttTTGGGATTTGCCTTATTGGAGAACGAATGTAATacgtcacaatctcgatgtcatgcacattgagaaaaatgtCTTCGATAACATTTTTAATACCGTTCTCAATGTCcccgggaaaacaaaagaccatgAAAAATCTCGTGAAGAGTTGAACGACATCTGTGATCGGCCAGGGTTAGCTAAAGATCCGGCAACTGGGAGATTTCCAAAGGCAATGTATGCTTTGGATAGGGATTCAAAACGAGTTTTGCTTGAGTGGATTCAGAAAATAAAGTTTCCAGACGGGTACGCGTCAAACTTGTCTAGATGTGTTGATCTAAAGGGGCTGAAAATGCATGGAAAGTCATGA
- the LOC126668263 gene encoding uncharacterized protein LOC126668263, whose protein sequence is MHSTKADKGVMVDKRAQDMSDAIAQRLAAASQPPTGEGGSSNTAEVDETQLFLDIEGVNKKRRVYGLGSATSAYVDTTTSSRARTRSTQSQRTEEEIERRVRAGIQDGLRQITTEVEDLRAQQARTNERMAEIIQAEMAKMMQTLPPQYRPPPGPSDDDETPTL, encoded by the exons ATGCACTCCACGAAAGCTGATAAGGGTGTCATGGTAGACAAGAGGGCCCAAGACATGAGT GATGCAATTGCTCAGAGACTTGCTGCTGCATCGCAGCCGCCGACCGGAGAGGGTGGTTCGTCTAACACAGCGGAAGTCGACGAGACGCAGCTATTTCTGGAtatcgagggcgtcaacaagaagcgGCGTGTCTACGGGTTGGGTTCAGCGACTAGTGCGTACGTGGATACGACGACGTCTAGTAGGGCGAGGACCAGGTCCACACAGTCACAGCGAACTGAGGAGGAGATCGAGCGGCGTGTGCGGGCGGGGATCCAGGACGGACTGCGCCAGATTACCACTGAGGTGGAGGATCTCCGTGCCCAGCAGGCGAGAACCAATGAGAGGATGGCCGAGATTATTCAGGCCGAGATGGCGAAGATGATGCAGACTCTTCCTCCGCAGTATCGCCCACCCCCAGGTCCTTCAGACGATGACGAAACTCCGACTTTGTAG
- the LOC126670441 gene encoding uncharacterized protein LOC126670441, whose protein sequence is MLNSCHHHFLRSPQISPLLLHHIPHLRPISIPILSALPPSKPQHSWPALAELPSKPPEPTSPQEQGPIELPLNSYPAIFSTSDDPSPIQVATSVLLTGSIGVFLFRALRRRARRVKELKFRSSGATKTLKDEALESLKAMGSTSIDAKKPPTPVQAFLGGIAAAVIALILYKFTTTIEASLNRQNISDNFSVRQITITIRTIINGMCYLATFVFGLNSVGLFLYSGQLALNSFMEDSPTEEGETKGNEQSGSLMSASESRTDGSESNSSQGDQNPDNSQQ, encoded by the exons ATGTTGAATAGTTGCCACCACCACTTTCTTCGTTCTCCTCAAATCTCCCCTCTTCTTCTTCACCACATCCCTCATCTTCGACCCATTTCAATTCCCATCCTCTCAGCCCTTCCTCCTTCTAAACCACAACACTCATGGCCGGCACTGGCAGAGCTTCCTTCAAAGCCACCGGAGCCCACTTCACCACAAGAACAAGGTCCTATAGAGCTGCCATTGAATTCTTATCCTGCCATATTTTCAACCTCAGATGATCCTTCTCCTATTCAGGTGGCTACCAGTGTTCTCCTCACTGGCTCCATTGGTGTGTTTCTGTTTCGTGCTCTGAGGCGCAGAGCGAGGCGCGTTAAAGAACTG AAATTTAGGTCATCAGGGGCAACGAAAACATTGAAAGATGAAGCATTAGAAAGTTTGAAAGCAATGGGATCAACTTCAATTGATGCTAAGAAACCTCCTACACCAGTTCAGGCATTTTTAGGTGGAATTGCAGCAGCTGTAATTGCTCTTATACTCTATAAGTTCACCACTACCATTGAAGCTTCTCTTAACCGCCAGAACATTTCAGATAATTTCTCG gTTCGTCAAATAACAATAACCATAAG GACAATTATAAATGGCATGTGTTACCTTGCAACTTTTGTCTTCGGCCTCAATTCCGTTGGCCTATTCCTTTACTCTGGCCAGCTTGCCTTAAACTCTTTCATGGAAGATTCTCCCACTGAAGAAGGTGAAACTAAAGGCAATGAGCAGTCAGGTTCACTGATGTCAGCATCTGAGAGTCGTACAGACGGTAGTGAATCTAACAGCAGCCAGGGAGATCAAAATCCAGATAATTCACAGCAGTGA